In Haladaptatus cibarius D43, the sequence CCATCCGAGTTCCAAGCAGAAGCAACCGACATCAACCATCGGACGAAGAAAGGGGAGTATATCGAACGGGAGGTCAGGCGCGAAACGACCGATGGCGTTCGTGATTTCTTCCTGCGGTCGATTCCGATACGCCCGGGTGAGTCGGGCGAACGGTCGTACGGCGTCTATACAGATATTACCGAGCAAAAAGAGCGCGAGCGGGAACTCGAACGCTACGAAACCATCGTGGAGACGGTCAGCGACGGCATCTACACGACCGACGAGCAGTTTCGGTTTACGTCCGCCAACGATGCATTCGTTTCGATGACCGGGTACAGTCGTGACGAACTGCTAGGAAGCACCCCGGAACTGATAACGAGCGAAGAGACGCTCGCGGAAACGACGCGGTTGCGCGAGCGAATACTGTCCGGGGAAACCGAGACGGAGACGACGACGATAGACCTGCGTTCTGCAGAGGGGGAGGAGATTCCGGTAGAACTTCGTTTCAGGCCGCTTCCGAGCGACGATACGTCGGAGGGGCAGGGAACCGTCGGTGTCGTCCGCGACATCACGGAACGAGTCGAGCGCGAGCGCGCGCTCCGCGAGAACGAAGAACGACTTCGAACCGTGGTCGAGAACATTCCGGTTATTCTGTTCGCCGTCGATGTCGATGGGACGTTTACACTCTCCGAGGGACGCGGACTGTCGACGTTCGATGCGGATGTGGAGGATGCTGTGGGCAACTCCGTTTTCGACTGGTTGGCTGATTATCCTGCCATCACTGACGACATCGAACGGGCGCTGTCGGGCGAACCGGTCGATACGATTCACGAGATATGCGACGGATATTTCGAAACGTGGTATCAACCGATTCGGGAGGATAACGAGGTGACCGGCGTCATCGGCGTCTCGATGGACGTTACAGAGCGCATACGTCACGAACAGGCGCTTACGGCGCTCCACACGGCGACACAGGAGATGCTCGAAGCCGATTCGACGGAGGCGGTCGCCCAAATCGCCGCGGAGGTCGGGGCGTCGGTTCTCGACCTCCCCGGCGTAGCCGTCTTCCTGTTCGACGAGGAGACGAACGTGCTGCGGCCGGTGGCACATTCCGACGACGTGCCGGAACTCGTGGGCGAACCCACGTCGTTCGAAGCGGGTGAAAGCATTGCGTGGCAGGTGTTCGTTGCGGGAGAGACACGGGTGTTCGACGACGTGCGCGAATCGGAACACGTCTACAACCCGGACACTCGTCTCAGGAGTGGCTTGTACGTCCCGCTTGGCAATCACGGCGTGTTCGTTTCCTTGGATGACCAGACGGCAACCTTCGAAGCGGACGCTATCGAACTGGCGAGGATTTTTGCCGCAACGACGCAGGCCGCACTCGACCGCGTGAGTCGGGAGTCCGCCCTTCGAGAGCGCGAACGAGAACTCGAACAACAGACGGAGCGGCTCGAACGACTGCACGAAACGACGGAGTTGCTTCGTGACATCGAGCATCTGCTCGTCCTCGCGGACTCGCGTTCCAACATGGTCAACGAGGTGTGTGAACGCCTCGCGGGAACCGACCGATTTGCGATGTCGTGGGTCGGACGCCCCGACGAAACCGCATCGCAGGTGATTCCGGAGGCATGGGCCGGAACCGAGCGTGGGTATCTGGATAGCGTCTCACTCGCGCTGAATGACGACTCGGAGACAGAGGGTGAAGGCGAACCTGCCCTGACGGCAGTCCAAAGTGGCGACTTGACTGCCATCGGAAACGTGGCGGAGGTTGCCGGTGTCACGGCAGGACTCCAAAGCGATGACTGGCGACCCGAGGCGCTCATGCGTGGCTATCAGTCGGTCGTCGCCATTCCGCTCGTCTATCGAGACTATTCGTATGGCGTGTTGGCCGTGTACGCAAATCGCCCCGATGCCTTCGATGCACTATCTCGGGAGGTGTTTGCCGAACTCGGCGAAACCATCGCCTACGCCATCAATGCTATCGAAACGAAGCGCGGATTACTGACTGACCAAACTGTCGAACTCGACTTGCGCGTCGACGACTCCGACGATTTACTCCAACGACTTGCGGGCAGTCTCGACTGTCAGGTCGCGTATGAAGGCGTCGTGGCAGGTAACGAGGATGAAGACCATCTGTTCATCACGACCTCGGTAACGGACGTCGAAGCAGTGCAGTCGTATCTCGACGGCGTCGTCGGGGTCGCGGACAGTCGGCTCGTCAGCGAACGCGACGAGAACGCGCTGTTCGAGGTGACCGTCACCGAGCCGCTGTTTGCCTCGGCGCTGGTCGAACGGGGAGCCGTCCCGGAGTCGATTACGGCGAGCGAACAGTCGATTCGAGCGGTCGTCAACGTCCCGCACACGACGGAAGTGAGGGAGTTCGTAGAGACACTGCGAGTGCGCTATCCAAGACTTGAACTCGCCGCGCGGCGGAATAGAGAACGGCCGGTGCAGACAGTGCAGACGTGCCGTGCCGCGTTCGAGGAGCGATTGACCGACCGTCAGCAACAGGTGTTAGAAACCGCGTATCTAAGCGGCTTTTTCGACTCGCCACGGAGTACGACCGGGCAGGAGGTTGCCGCCTCACTCGGCATCACGCAACCGACGTTCATCAACCACCTCAGGTCGGCACAGCGGAAACTGTTCGACCAACTGTACGAAGCGGATATGCTAGATAGCTAGCCGTGGGTATTCCATGCTACTGCATAGCTAGCTGGAACCGCTTTGTCGATACTGCACGTGAACTGTGTCGTAGAACGCATGAACGAACGAGCAAACACCGTCACAACGCCGATTACGAATGGCCACGTCAGCGAAGCTGTCGTACAGGCCATCTCGCAGGTGAACGGCGTTGACCCACTCGAACTCGATTCTCCGCTGTACGATACCATCGACCCGGATGCACTCGACCGACTATTTCAACCGACGCCGACGACCAAGCGAGACATCGAATCGAAGATTAGTTTCACCGTTGCGGGCTGTGAGGTGACGATCACTGATAATCGAGTCGTAGCCGCAAAGCGTTTGTCGCCAGTCGATACATGAACGAGGATACGGACGACAGAGAACCAGAAGACCGCACCACTGCCGCGTCCCCGATGGGAACGCCGGTCTGTTCTCACTGTGGGTCGCCCATCGAGACAACCGACTGGTTTCCCATCGTCACGGAAACCACTGGAAGCGAATCGGTCGTCCTCCACTCGTTCTGCAACGAAGCGTGTCAAGACGCGTGGAACCGACAGCAGTCGGACGAACGACAGCAATCCGAAAGCCGACGAGAGACGAATATCGAGTAACCGCCGCAGTTCCACCACAGAACCCCCACGAGCATTCGACCTAGATGTCAAATAAAAAAGAAACCCGAACAGCAGACGTACAACAGACCGAATACACCGACGGCGCAGGCCGCGTCATCATGCTATACGACCCCGACGACGCGGATGCATGGATTCGCTCCTGCGTGACCTATCCGGTCGAGCCGTAACCGAATCGGATTTTGCGGACGGTGCCAGCCGTGGCGACGAGAGCTACCGCGTAATTTCGATACCGTCGGCTTCCCCCGCGACCACCCAGTCGTCGTCGCCGAGGCTATAGTGGCGAACCTCCGGCGTCTCCCACTCCCCATCGACGCATTCCGAGCTGACCTCGCACCGTCGGATGCCTTCGTGTCGCGGTTCGATTTCGAGTCGGAAGCGGTCGTCGGGCATGTAATCGATTGGACTCGCAGGTCCCTCGTAGGCGGTTCCGTCCGCGAGTTCGATGCGAACGTGGTTCCCTAATGTAACGATTTCTAGCGTTTCGGTGAACGTTTGCATGTCGGTCAGTAACACGCGGCGAACCTGAGTAAGCGTTACGGCTTTTCAGCGGAATGTGTGAAAAATATTGCCCTGAGTCGTGTTTCAGAGTGGATTTGTTCGTAATTGTGGAATTATTTGTTACTTTATCGCAGTGGTGTCTGGCATTGTACTTTTGTTTGTACTTCGGGCAATTCACGACACCAATCAGACCACCACTGCGACGAAATCATGTGTGGGTTATCTTCAAGCGTAGGTTATCTCATTCGATGATAGATGTTCGATAGTGGCCGCGAATCACGACTTCAATCAGACCGCCTCCGCACCGTATCCGGCCACACACCTCCCCAACCGATTCTCTCCGCTGCTCCCGGTGGTCGCGTCGTCGTTCATCCCTCGCGTGATAGTTGGCAAGCCCGAGGACTTGTCGTCTGAGGGCTTGCGCAGTATCCGCGCGAGGTCTTCGTGAGCGACGGAGGAGTTCTCGTGAGTGACAGCGGAGCGAACGAGAGCACGGAAGTGCTGTACTCTTCCGGAGCGAGCGAACGGTTCGTCGGAGACGAACTCCGACGGTGGATGACCGAAATGAGCGTCAGCGAATGGAAGGAGTCGGTTGGGGAGGTCTGTGGGAGGGGTGCGGTGGCGGTGCGGTTTGAGTAGAGTCGTGATTCGCTTACAACACGTATCCAAGAGTTGTAGGTGTACGATTTTAAGAGATTCTGACAGTCATGAACCGATGTCTCCTCACACAAGTATTAAAAACGAGTCGTCGCGCGACAGGAGCAGAATCCCACATGAACATCTCAAGCTTGAAGACGCCTGAACGAAACGGTATCACAAATGAGCGACGGGGAGCGAACGATTCGGGCGCTGGACGAGAAAACGGTTCAGCGAATCGCGGCGGGAGAGGTCGTCGAACGACCCGCCTCCGTGGTGAAGGAACTGGTCGAAAACAGCCTCGACGCGGACGCCGGACGGATTTCGGTGCGAATCGACGGCGGCGGAACCGAGAAAATTATCATTGAGGACGACGGCATCGGCATGAGCGAAGACGACGTGCAACTCGCCGTCGAGGAACACACGACGAGCAAGATTCGGGATATAGACGATTTGGAATCCGGGGTTGCCACCCTCGGCTTCCGTGGGGAAGCCCTCTACACCATCGGCGCGGTGGCCCGGCTCACAATCAGAACGAAAGCGAGGGGCGGCGAGGCTGGAACGGAACTCCGACTCGTGGGAGGCGACGTGGACGAAGTCAAGCCCGCCGGACGACCGGCAGGGACGACGGTGGAGGTCACCGACCTGTTTTTCAACACCCCGGCGCGGGAGAAGTACCTGAAAACGGATTCGACCGAGTTCTCGCACGTCAATCGAGTCGTCACGCAGTACGCGCTGGCAAATCCGGACGTGGCGTTCTCGCTGGAACACGACGGACGCGAGGTGTTTTCGACCACCGGACAGGGCGACCTTCAGTCCGCGATTTTGTCCGTCTACGGCCGCGAAGTCGCCACCGCGATGATTGCCGTTGGGGACGAGCGTGACACAGATGACGAACGAGACGAGGAAGACGGCGAAAATGACGGCCTCACCGTTTCGGGCTACGTCAGCCATCCCGAAACCACCCGGAGCACGCGGGAGTACGTCGCAACCTACGTCAACGGGCGCTACGTTCGCTCGTCCGTCGTTCGGGAGGCCGTTCTCGACGCCTACGGAAACCAACTCGCCCCCGACCGCTATCCCTTTGCCGTCCTCTTCCTCTCCGTGCCGGGCGATTCCGTGGACGTGAACGTCCACCCACGAAAGATGGAAGTTCGGTTCGGCGACGAGGGGATGGTTCGGAACGCCGTCCGCGATTCGATAGAAAACGCGCTTCTCGACAACGGACTAATTCGGTCGGGCGCACCCCGGGGGCGTTCCGCACCCGACGAAACCGACGTAACGCCCGAGGTGCAGTCGGAATTGGGGACGACAACGGACGAAAGCGATTTCGCGGAGGCCGTAAGCAAATCGGCTGACGAATCGAAATCCGTGAACGCGGAGTCATCAGCAACCAGCAGAGCGGTTACAGAATCGCACGAACACGATTCTGCAACTGCAAATGGTCGGAAGACGACTACGGAGAGCGAAACCACGGACGCGAACGCACCCAGCACGGGCACAGATGTGCCCGACACGGATACCAACGCACCAGCCACGAACACCAACGCATCCGCCACGGATGCGAAACCGGCAACGACTGACCAGCCATCGTGGAGCAAGTCGAATCAAAATACCGCGGAGAAAACGAATCGAAAACCGGAACGAAAGTTCCGCGCGGCGACAGAAGCAGAGACGCTAACCGATGCGCCCGACACATCCGAGTCGGTGGAACGGGAGTTCGACCGACTGCCCCGGATGCGCGTCCTCGGGCAACTGCACGACACCTACGTCGTCGCCGAAACGTCGGACGGACTGGTGCTCGTAGACCAGCACGCCGCCGACGAGCGCGTGAACTACGAACGACTGAGTGAGAAATTTGCGGGCGACACGACGACGCAGGTGCTCGCTTCGCCGGTCGAACTCGAACTGACGGCGGCGGAGGCCGCACTGTTTGAGGAGTACGACGAGGCGCTGGCACGGTTGGGGTTCCACGCGGCACTCACGGGGGAGCGAACGGTCGAAGTGACGACGGTTCCCGCAGTTCTCAGCGAGACGTTGTCTCCGGAACTCCTCCGGGACGTGTTGGGCGAGTTCGTCTCGGCCGACTCGGACGAACGCGACCGAAATTCCGCGGCGGCGGTCGCCGACGCGCTTATCTCCGATTTGGCGTGCTATCCCTCGATTACCGGCAATACGTCGCTTCACGAAGGTGACGTGGTGGGTTTGCTGTCCGCGCTGGACGACTGTGACAATCCATACGCGTGTCCGCACGGGCGGCCGGTCGTCATCGAATTTGGCGAGGAGGAAATCGAAAATCGGTTCGAGCGCGACTATCCGGGCCACGCGGGACGGCGCGCGGAGTAGTCGAGTCCGATTTCCGACCGTTTTCCCGACTGGTAAGGAGAACCTTCATATCGGCTGGCCGAATCAAATTTCAGTATGTCACGCGGGACGAGTCAGGGAGGACTTCTCGATGCGATACGGTACGACTTACAGCAGTTACACACCGGATGGATGTCACTGTTCTTTCCACGACAGCGACAGCAGTCCCATTCGGTGCTCGGGCAGTGGACGCCACAGAGTACGGCGGGGAAAGTAGCCTATAGAATATGGGGCGTGGTCGGCACGCTCGTCGTCGCCCTCCTGTACCCGTTCGTCCTGTTCGGCTTTGCGACGCGCTATTACACGAGTCGCATCGACCGAACCGCTGCGAGTCTCGGCGTGCTGGGCGTTATCCTGCTCTCGGTGCTCATCTGGGGTGGACTGGCGGCGCTGGCCAGAGTGCGCTTTTCCACCGAAGGGTTCTACGCCGTCACTGCGGCGGGAGGTGTCGCCACCGTCGCCGCAGTGCTTGCGTACCTCACCAGTCGGTACGGTGGCCGAATTACAACCATCCTGTTTGCCTACCCGTTCGGCATGACGGCGTTGTTCCTACCCCCGGTGGTCGCCGCGCTGTACTCGCCGACGCTTTCGGAGGTCATCTTCCCGAACAGCGAAACGCTGGCGGTGTGGTTGCTGGACAACGTCCTCGACTACCGCGGAATCAACGAAATCCTCCGCGCGCGCTTCGATCTCGAAGGGTTCGCCTACGTCGGCATGTGGTTCGGCATCGCGGTGCCGTTGGGTTGGAGTATGGGATTCTTGGTTACGCTGGCGAATCTCATGCGGCCGAAATCGGAGTAACGCTTTTCCTTCGTTCGGCTAACTGTCCGATATGGAGTTCAATTTACCCGTGACCGCCGGAGCACTGCTAGCAATCGTCGCTGTCGGTACGGCGGGCCTCATCGGGATGGATGTCATGGCGATGGGTACAGTATTGATGATGGTGGCCCCCTCGATGCTGGTGTTCGGCCTGATAGCGCTCTTCCTCGGCATCAAACACGGCGAGTATCGCGCGACGAGATAGAACAAAACGGCTCGGCTTTACTCGACTCGCCCGACAGCGAGAATGTGGTTCGACAAATCCGCAATTGTCGGGTCTTCGCGTAGTTTTCGAACGATTTCGGCGACGTTTTCCTGTGCATCTGCATCGATTTCTTCCAGCGCGGTTCCGAAGTTCGAGGCTGGGCCTTCGAGTCCGGCGACGATTTCGACCGCGAAACCGCGATTTTCCAGCAGGTCGCGCAGTTCCGCGGCGCGGAAGAAGTGGCACTCTACGAACGACGGATCATCACCTTCGTATTTTTCCGCGAGTTTGGCCGAATACGTCGCAGTCTCCACGAGGTTGGGAAGTTGGCGAACGCCAGCCTCAAAATGTGGTGCGCTCTTTAAGAGGTTCTGGACGACAGCGACGAACCCCATCACGGAGACGAAGATAGGGGAATCCGAGGTGGTCACGCGATGGAGTTCGCAGACTGCTTTGCTCCGTTCGTCGTCCGCAACGACGTGCGAGAGTGGCCCGCCGAGACACAGAGTTGCATCGAACTGATCGGCGGAAAATGGCAAGTCACGGATGTCGCCCTGCTGAACCGTGACCTTCGATTCGAGGTCGCGTTTCGATATGCGCTCTTTGGCGATGGCGACCTGCTCCGCAGACAGGTCGAGCAAAGTTACGTCGTAACCCTGTTCAACCAGCCAAATCGAATACCTCCCGGCGGCCCCGCCAGCGTCGAGAATATGGCCCGACTCGGGCAAATGCTGGTCGAGATAATCCGTCGTATTCTCGAACTCCAGTGAGTTTTTGAACGATTCTTCGAGGCGTTCCCACTCGCCCTCCCCGAGGCTATCGTAGTAGTTCGCCGGGTCGATTTTGGCAAGTGGGTCGTCGTCTGCCATCGTGACACATCTTTTTCAGGAGTCGGCCCATAGTTCTTTCTTGTGAATATTTGGTATGGGACAACTGGACACAGTTCGGGCACTGACCAGCGACCGAGTGAAACGAGGGCGCAATAGGCAATCGATATAACCACCAAAAATCAGCAACCGCCACAGCCGCCGGGGGGCTAGCTCACTCTCCGGAAAATCGGAGATTTTCCGGGCCGACGACTGAATGGAGCACGGAAGAGCGAAGCTCTTCCGTGCGAAATGAAGGAGGAGTGCTTTTGGTGAAGGTTTTACAGGGAGCCGTCAGGAACGACGCGGTTGTCGTTCCTGACCGCGACCGTCGTAAAAGGTTCTACATGTAGCCGAGGTCGCGCAGACGCTCCATCAGGTCTTCTTTGTCCTGGGCGCGGCCTGCACGCTCGGTCGTGTTCTCCATGTCCTGCAACCATGCCGGTTCCTGGTCGCTCTTTTGCGTGCTGACTTCGCTTCCGAGCGAGCGGAATCCTTCGAAGTATTTCGGCGAAACGGGAATGTCGTCCTGTTCGACGCCCTCTGGGAGGTCGTCGAATCCTTGCGGGACGTAGCCGTCGTCGGGGTACGCTTCGACGGTGTCCGGGACGACGAAGTACCAGAATGCGTCCCAGACGGCAGGTTCGTCGAAGTGGAGGATGGGCTGAATGCGGTCGTGGGGTGGGTAGATTTCGGGGTCGTGGCGCGGGCTGAAGAACGTCTCGTCGGCGCGGGCTTCTTGTTCGTCCCAGCGCACGCCGGAGATGACGCCGTCCACGTCGTACTCTTCGAGGGCGTCGTTCAGCGCAACGGTCTTCAACAGGTGGTTGCCGACGTAGGTGTCGAGCAAGAACGGGAAGGTGTCTTCCTCGTATTCCAGCAGGTCGTGAACGTGGTGCTGGTTGTGGTCGGAGAGTTCACTGATGTCGATGTCGTCGCCGGGTTCGAGATCGTGTTCGTCAACGTAGCCGCCAACGTCCTCATTGCGGGCGTAGATGACCTCCAAATCCCATTCGTCGGCCCAATGCTCGACGAAGTCGTGAATGTCTTGGAAGTGCTGGAAGTGGTCGATGAAGACCGCCGGTGGAACCTCCAAATCGTAGCGCTCCGCCACTTCCTTGATGAAGTAGAGCGTGAGCGTGGAGTCTTTGCCACCCGTCCACATCACGGCGGGGTTTTCGTACTCTTCGAGACCCTTCTTCGTGACCTCGATGGCTTTCTCTACTTTGTGTTCGAGCGAGGGGTAATCCTCGGGGTTTTCGCCTTCACCATCGCTGTAGTCTACGTCGAGATAGTCTGGAAACTCGTCTGCCATGACTCGTAATTAGATATAATTACCTGGCTAAAGTGCTTTTCGGCTCCGCATGAAGAACCGTTTAGGTTAGTGAAGAATTGCGTTCGAATTTTACGGTAGGCAAGAAAAATCACGAGGCAGTGGCTCACCGCTTTCGACCGAATGCGAACCCAGAACGCGAGATTACGAGATGAACTTGTTGTCGCGCCAGTTCACGCCGCTGGACGAGGAATTTTCGTTGCTTGGACCTTCCACCACTTCGATGGAGGCCGGTCGGTCGTCGCCGTCCACGATGCGGGTCGCTTCCAAATCGCCGTCAACTTCCGAAATCGCGGTGAGCGTTCCCTTTTCGGCCTGTCGGGCGAGAGTGCATAGCACCTCGAACATCGGATACTGAACCGCGCTGTTCTGAAGCACGGTTTCCCGGTCACCTTTGAACGCGGCCATCTCGATGAGTTCGCCCGTCGGCTCTTCTTCCTCTTCGTCCTCTGCGTCCGCACCCCACCGCGGCGCATTGCGTCGTGCCTCTTCCTCTTCGGTAAAGACCCGTGTTTCCGAGACGCTGGCTTTCAGTTGCGCCGTCGGTGTGTATTTGCTGATAGATTCGTCCGTCGAGACAGCACTGATGATAAGCGTGTTGTTCCGGCGGGTGATATCGACGCTGTCGATTCCATCCGGTAGCGGGGGTTCGCTTTCAAAGTGGTCGTAGACGGTTTCAAGCGGCAGTTCGAGCGTCGAATGTAGTCGGTATACCTGGCTCATTTGTAGTCGTGAGTTCCGTCTCCCGTCGGCTGTACGTTTGTCACTACGTGCCCCGAACTTATAGGGGCTACCCTTTCGGTTGCGTATGCAACCATCGAAATGACGTTAGTTAGTTCGAAGCGTTTCGCCGAGTTCGTCTCGTTCTTCCATCTCCGCGAGGATGTCGCTGCCGCCGATGAACTCGCCATCGACGTACGTCTGTGGAATCGTCTCCCACCCGCTGTGGTCGGATAGTTCCTCGCGGTAGGCGTCCAAGTTGTCGAGGACGTCTACCGTCTCGAACTCGTCGCCGCGATGCTTGCCGATGAGTTCGAGCGCGCGCTGTGAGAAACCACATTGTGGCATCATCCGTGTTCCCTTCATGAACAGGACGACCTCCTCGTTTTCGAGCGTCGAATCGACTCGTTCTTCCACCTCTTCGGCGGAAAGCTGTTCTCCGGGTGTGAACGTCATACCGTTGCGTAGGCACCCCCGGCGCAAAGAAGTTGCGACCGAGGTATCGTGTTCGCATCACTCGTCGCTGCCGACGCCGATGACCTGCACGAGCGAGTAGACCGGGACACCGTTCAGTTCCTCGATTCCCTGCTTGTCCGCGAGGACGATACAGGCGACCGGTTCACCGCCGCGGTCTTCGATGGCCTCGATGGTTTCCCCCATCGTCGTCCCGCTGGTGATGGTGTCGTCCACGATGTAGCACTCGCGGTTTCGAATCTGCGCGAAGTTGCGCGAGAAACTGCCGCCGTACTCGTCGATGTCGCCCTCCTCCCATTGGTGTTTGCGAGGGGCGTAGGTTCCGAGGTCGGTGTCGAGTTCGCGCGCGACCACGGTTGCGAGGGGCGCGCCAGCCTTCTCGATGCCGATGGTCAAATCGACTTCTTCGCCGTGTTTCGACAGCAAGTCGGCCATCGCCGCGCCGATATGGCTGAGTCGAGTGCTGTCGCGGCCGATTGCACTCCAATCGACGTGGATGTCCTGCGTGCCGCCCGTCGGTTCCGGGCTTGGCGTGCTGCCACTCCGCTCGACTAACCAACTGGCAGTCTCGCGCGACACGTTCAGTTCGTCAGCGATTTCGCCCTTCGAGAGGCCACGCTCCGCCAGTTCTGCCGCACTCTCTATCAAGTCGTCTACGTTCTTCATTGGGTATCAAATTTAACCGCGGTCTTTATTGTCGTTTCGTCGTCCGCAAATGCCGACTCGAAATTCGAAACGTCATAGACGCCTGTCACGAGGTCGTCTAACAGCCACTCCGGCATTGCCGCGAGCGTCTCGACTGCGGATTCGAAATGCCGATAGTTGGAGTTGACGCTTCCGACGAGCGCCTTGTTGTTCATCACGAGTTCCCGGTGCAAATTCCCGCCGTCGATTTCGAACGGCCACGAATCCGGGACGCCGAGCAGTGCCGAAACGCCGTTCGGGGCGAGTGCCTCGATGGATTCGAAGGCGTGTTTCGCGTAGCCGGTTGCTTCGTAGATGAAATCCATGGGTTCGTGCGCGTCGGGAATTTGGCCAACCGGCGTCACGCGCGAATCGACATACGTCGCGCCCAACTTCTCGATGATGTCGATAGTCGGGTCAGGGCGGTCACGCCGCCCGAGGCAGTACACTCGGTCGAACTCCGAATCGAGCATCGCCACCGTGAGCAGGCCGAGACTCCCGTTCCCGAGAACGAGCGCGCTCTCCGGTTGCCAGTTGAACGCCGACCGAGAGGCGCGGGCGTGTTCGATTGCCTTCTCGGAGATGCTGATAGGTTCGACCAGAAATCCCCAGTCGGCCAGTTCGCCGGGAACCGGAACGAGGTTCTCTGCGGGGCTGGTGAAATACTCGCTCATGAAGCCGTGTTCGCCGGAGATTCCGCGTTCGGTCGTTTCGTCCGGCGGAGCCATGTCGGGTTCGCCGCGCTCGAAGTACTCCGTCGGGCCATCGAGAAGCGGCCTTCGAACCGTCGGGACGACCACGTCTCCTTCCGCAAATGCGGTTCCGTTCGGGTCTGCCACGACGCCGACCGCTTCGTGGCCGAGGACGAGGTGGTCGTCGTCCGCCGGAAATTCGCCGTGGTGTCCGGCGAGGATTTCGTGGTCAGTGCCATCGACACCGACCGTGAGGGTTCGCACCAGCGCTTCACCCGGTTCGGGTTCAGGCCGCGGTTTCTCGATGACTTCGGGGCTGTGTTTCCCGCGTCGGAGTGCGACTGCGTGCATACGCGTCTCTTGTTCCCACGTGTTCAAAAGATTTATTCTTTGGCGAGTAAATTTGTCTAGAACAGATGGTCGTTATCGCCGCGGTGAGAACCACTATCCGACATGCATTCACCACGTCCGAACACCTGTCAAACATGAGATACCGGCCGCCTCTTTTGACCCCATGTGGAAGCACGAATCAGACCTCGTGTACAACTCTTCGTTCGCAACTCCTTGTCCACAACTGATTCGCCACAACACCTGTATTCTTTCAGGTCGTCAACGGTTCCATGCAAGCCGCGCGACTCCACGAATACACCGACGAGATGGGCGATGCGCTCTCGATTGACGACGTCGACCGACCCGAAGTAACCGAGGAAAACCACGTCGTGGTGGAAATCGAAGGCGCTGGCTGGTGTCAAACCGACAACCACGTCATCGAAGGAATGTGGGAAGAACAGATGGGTCAGTCGCTTCCCATGACGCTCGGCCACGAGAACGCCGGAATCGTGGCCGAGGTGGGAGAAGACGTAACGCTCGTTTCGGAGGGTGACGCCGTGGTCTGTCACCCGGCGCGA encodes:
- a CDS encoding class I SAM-dependent methyltransferase, whose translation is MADDDPLAKIDPANYYDSLGEGEWERLEESFKNSLEFENTTDYLDQHLPESGHILDAGGAAGRYSIWLVEQGYDVTLLDLSAEQVAIAKERISKRDLESKVTVQQGDIRDLPFSADQFDATLCLGGPLSHVVADDERSKAVCELHRVTTSDSPIFVSVMGFVAVVQNLLKSAPHFEAGVRQLPNLVETATYSAKLAEKYEGDDPSFVECHFFRAAELRDLLENRGFAVEIVAGLEGPASNFGTALEEIDADAQENVAEIVRKLREDPTIADLSNHILAVGRVE
- a CDS encoding phosphoadenosine phosphosulfate reductase family protein, which encodes MADEFPDYLDVDYSDGEGENPEDYPSLEHKVEKAIEVTKKGLEEYENPAVMWTGGKDSTLTLYFIKEVAERYDLEVPPAVFIDHFQHFQDIHDFVEHWADEWDLEVIYARNEDVGGYVDEHDLEPGDDIDISELSDHNQHHVHDLLEYEEDTFPFLLDTYVGNHLLKTVALNDALEEYDVDGVISGVRWDEQEARADETFFSPRHDPEIYPPHDRIQPILHFDEPAVWDAFWYFVVPDTVEAYPDDGYVPQGFDDLPEGVEQDDIPVSPKYFEGFRSLGSEVSTQKSDQEPAWLQDMENTTERAGRAQDKEDLMERLRDLGYM
- a CDS encoding DUF7110 family protein gives rise to the protein MSQVYRLHSTLELPLETVYDHFESEPPLPDGIDSVDITRRNNTLIISAVSTDESISKYTPTAQLKASVSETRVFTEEEEARRNAPRWGADAEDEEEEEPTGELIEMAAFKGDRETVLQNSAVQYPMFEVLCTLARQAEKGTLTAISEVDGDLEATRIVDGDDRPASIEVVEGPSNENSSSSGVNWRDNKFIS
- a CDS encoding glutaredoxin family protein, which encodes MTFTPGEQLSAEEVEERVDSTLENEEVVLFMKGTRMMPQCGFSQRALELIGKHRGDEFETVDVLDNLDAYREELSDHSGWETIPQTYVDGEFIGGSDILAEMEERDELGETLRTN
- the gfcR gene encoding transcriptional regulator GfcR, whose amino-acid sequence is MKNVDDLIESAAELAERGLSKGEIADELNVSRETASWLVERSGSTPSPEPTGGTQDIHVDWSAIGRDSTRLSHIGAAMADLLSKHGEEVDLTIGIEKAGAPLATVVARELDTDLGTYAPRKHQWEEGDIDEYGGSFSRNFAQIRNRECYIVDDTITSGTTMGETIEAIEDRGGEPVACIVLADKQGIEELNGVPVYSLVQVIGVGSDE
- a CDS encoding glucose 1-dehydrogenase, producing MHAVALRRGKHSPEVIEKPRPEPEPGEALVRTLTVGVDGTDHEILAGHHGEFPADDDHLVLGHEAVGVVADPNGTAFAEGDVVVPTVRRPLLDGPTEYFERGEPDMAPPDETTERGISGEHGFMSEYFTSPAENLVPVPGELADWGFLVEPISISEKAIEHARASRSAFNWQPESALVLGNGSLGLLTVAMLDSEFDRVYCLGRRDRPDPTIDIIEKLGATYVDSRVTPVGQIPDAHEPMDFIYEATGYAKHAFESIEALAPNGVSALLGVPDSWPFEIDGGNLHRELVMNNKALVGSVNSNYRHFESAVETLAAMPEWLLDDLVTGVYDVSNFESAFADDETTIKTAVKFDTQ